In Indicator indicator isolate 239-I01 chromosome 29, UM_Iind_1.1, whole genome shotgun sequence, the following are encoded in one genomic region:
- the GALK1 gene encoding galactokinase has translation MAKAVEDPGSFPLLAAARRAHEAAFGRAPVLAAWAPGRVNLIGEHTDYNGGFVLPMALQLGTVLVGSPTQDGTISILTTSAEADEPHRVQFPAPRQGSPLSPGQPHWANYVKGVIQHYQGGPVPGFSAVIASDIPLGGGLSSSASLEVATYTFLQQLCPDGGDSVAKALACQRAEHTFAGMPCGIMDQFISVMGKEGHALLIDCRSLETVLVPLADASLAILITNSNVRHTLSGSEYPTRRRHCEEAAAALGKASLRDATMAELEAARSRLGQEVYRRARHVIGETARTARAAQALQDRDYSMFGKLMVESHNSLRDDYEVSCPELDELVAAALEVSGVYGSRMTGGGFGGCTVTLLEAEAAERAQQHIQEKYRGTATFYLTKPSGGAKALSL, from the exons ATGGCGAAGGCGGTGGAAGATCCCGGTTCGTTCCCGCTGCTGGCAGCCGCCCGCCGGGCTCACGAAGCAGCTTTCGGGAGGGCGCCGGTGCTGGCGGCGTGGGCTCCCGGGCGGGTTAATCTGATCGGCGAGCACACCGACTACAACGGCGGCTTCGTGCTGCCCATG gccctgcagctggggacagtGTTGGTGGGATCCCCCACACAGGACGGGACCATCTCCATCCTCACCACCTCAGCAGAGGCAGATGAGCCCCACAGGGTGCAGTTCCCAGCTCCCCGCCAAGGCAGTCCTCTGAGCCCAGGGCAGCCACACTGGGCCAACTACGTCAAGGGTGTCATCCAGCACTACCAGG GTGGTCCTGTGCCAGGCTTCAGTGCTGTGATAGCCAGTGATATCCCCCTGGGTGGGGGCCTCTCCAGCTCAGCCTCTCTGGAGGTGGCTACTTACActttccttcagcagctctgccctg ATGGTGGTGATTCGGTAGCCAAGGCGCTGGCGTGCCAGAGAGCGGAGCACACGTTTGCTGGCATGCCCTGTGGCATCATGGACCAGTTCATATCTGTGATGGGCAAGGAGGGCCACGCACTGCTCATTGACTGCAG GTCCCTGGAGACTGTCCTGGTGCCGCTGGCTGATGCCAGCTTGGCCATcctcatcaccaactccaacgtGCGGCACACGCTGAGCGGCAGCGAGTACCCCACGCGCCGGCGGCACTgcgaggaggcagcagcagcgctCGGCAAGGCCAGCCTGCGAGATGCCACCATGGCTGAGCTGGAAG CGGCCAGGAGCCGGCTGGGCCAGGAGGTGTACCGCAGAGCCAGGCACGTCATCGGCGAGACAGCACGGACGGCGCGGgcagcacaggcactgcaggaCAGGGACTACAGCATGTTCGGGAAGCTGATGGTGGAGAGTCACAACTCCCTCAg GGATGACTATGAAGTGAGCTGCCCGGAGCTAGATGAGCTGGTAGCAGCAGCCCTCGAGGTCAGTGGAGTTTATGGCAGCAGGATGACTGGGGGAGGCTTTGGAGGCTGCACAGTGACACTGCtggaggctgaggctgcagaaagagcccagcaacacatccag GAGAAGTACAGAGGCACAGCCACCTTCTACCTCACCAAACCCTCTGGAGGGGCAAAGGCACTGTCCCTGTAG
- the LOC128976560 gene encoding histone H3.3A: MARTKQTARKSTGGKAPRKQLATKAARKSAPSTGGVKKPHRYRPGTVALREIRRYQKSTELLIRKLPFQRLVREIAQDFKTDLRFQSAAIGALQEASEAYLVGLFEDTNLCAIHAKRVTIMPKDIQLARRIRGERA; the protein is encoded by the exons ATGGCCCGTACAAAGCAGACCGCCCGCAAGTCCACTGGGGGGAAGGCTCCCCGTAAGCAGCTGGCTACCAAGGCGGCTCGGAAAAGCGCTCCCTCTACTGGTGGCGTCAAGAAGCCTCACCGCTACAG GCCGGGCACTGTCGCTCTCCGTGAGATTCGTCGCTACCAGAAATCCACGGAGCTGCTGATCCGCAAGCTGCCCTTCCAGCGGCTGGTCAGGGAAATCGCCCAGGATTTCAAAACAGACTTGAGGTTCCAGAGTGCAGCCATCGGTGCGCTGCAG GAGGCCAGCGAAGCATATCTGGTGGGTCTGTTTGAAGACACAAACCTGTGCGCCATCCATGCCAAGAGAGTCACCATCATGCCCAAAGATATCCAGTTGGCTCGCAGGATACGGGGAGAGAGGGCTTAA